From a single Buteo buteo chromosome 14, bButBut1.hap1.1, whole genome shotgun sequence genomic region:
- the EDNRB gene encoding endothelin receptor type B has protein sequence MPAARPRRPPALLLLLLLLLLLQLLGGRAAAEGDGSLRPPAPGRQSPPAAAAAFPPTAGTPALRGAEPNASRPAALPKGGMGAAGGRPRSASPPMCTGQTEIKETFKYINTVVSCFVFVLGIIGNSTLLRIIYKNKCMRNGPNILIASLALGDLLHIIIDIPINVYKLLAEDWPFGVEMCKLVPFIQKASVGITVLSLCALSIDRYRAVASWSRIKGIGVPKWTAVEIVLIWVISVILAVPEAIAFDMITMEYRGKDLRICLLHPTQKTSFMMFYKQAKDWWLFSFYFCLPLAITAFFYTLMTCEMLRKKSGMQIALNDHLKQRREVAKTVFCLVLVFALCWLPLHLSRILKLTIYDQKDPNRCELLSFFLVMDYIGINMASLNSCINPIALYLVSKRFQNCFKSCLCCWCQSKDLLSLEERQSCLKFKANDHGYDNFRSSNKYSSS, from the exons AtgcccgccgcccggccgcggcggccgcccgccctcctcctcctccttctcctgctgctgctgctgcagctcctcggcggccgcgccgccgccgagggcgacGGCTCCCTgcgcccgccggccccgggcaggCAGAGtccgccggcggcggccgccgccttCCCCCCGACGGCCGGGACCCCCGCTCTGCGGGGCGCCGAGCCCAACGCCTCCCGCCCGGCCGCGCTGCCCAAGGGCGGGATGGGGGCGGCTGGCGGGCGGCCGCGCTCGGCCTCGCCCCCCATGTGCACCGGGCAGACGGAGATCAAGGAGACTTTCAAGTACATCAACACGGTGGTCTCCTGCTTCGTCTTCGTCCTGGGCATCATCGGCAACTCCACGCTGCTGCGGATCATCTACAAGAACAAGTGCATGAGGAACGGCCCCAACATCCTCATCgccagcctggccctgggcGACCTGCTTCACATCATCATCGACATCCCCATCAACGTCTACAAG ctgcTTGCAGAGGACTGGCCCTTCGGTGTCGAAATGTGCAAATTAGTACCCTTCATTCAAAAGGCATCAGTGGGTATCACAGTGCTGAGTTTATGTGCCCTCAGTATAGATAG GTACCGAGCAGTTGCTTCTTGGAGTCGCATTAAAGGAATTGGAGTGCCAAAGTGGACTGCTGTTGAAATTGTACTGATCTGGGTTATATCGGTGATATTGGCTGTTCCAGAAGCTATTGCATTTGACATGATTACAATGGAGTACAGAGGAAAGGATCTTAGAATCTGCCTGCTTCACCCCACGCAGAAAACATCCTTTATGATG tTTTACAAGCAAGCTAAAGACTGGTGGCTGTTTAGCTTTTACTTCTGCTTGCCACTGGCTATCACAGCATTTTTCTATACTCTCATGACCTGTGAGATGTTACGAAAGAAAAGTGGGATGCAGATTGCTTTAAATGACCACTTAAAACAG agacgTGAGGTGGCCAAAACCGTGTTCTGTCTAGTActtgtttttgctttgtgttggCTCCCACTTCACTTAAGCAGAATATTGAAGCTCACTATTTATGATCAGAAGGACCCCAACAGATGCGAACTTTTAAG CTTTTTTCTTGTGATGGACTACATTGGTATTAACATGGCTTCACTGAATTCCTGCATCAATCCAATAGCTCTGTATTTGGTGAGCAAAAGATTCCAAAACTGCTTTAAG tcatGCTTATGTTGCTGGTGCCAATCCAAAGATCTGTTGTCCCTGGAGGAAAGACAGTCCTGTTTAAAGTTCAAAGCTAATGATCATGGATATGATAATTTCCGCTCCAGTAACAAGTACAGCTCTTCATAA